A stretch of DNA from Dioscorea cayenensis subsp. rotundata cultivar TDr96_F1 chromosome 4, TDr96_F1_v2_PseudoChromosome.rev07_lg8_w22 25.fasta, whole genome shotgun sequence:
gCTGAAATTAAAACTTGTTTTAGAAGAAAGTTAGCAaagaatcacaaaaaaaaaaagaagcactaattaataaatgaattcTATATCTGCTTACAAGTTCTGaaacttattaaatttctaaagtTCAAAGCTCAAACAATGTTTgatggtcatatatatatatatatatattagaaaaacaaaacagCAAAAAGGAGCACAGTGAGCAGGAGATTGAATCATGAGGAGAAGACCAGCGTGCAGTAATGGCCTGCCAAAGCTCACATGACTGTGAACTTCATTAGGGTTTCATAAGATGATGAGAAAAACTCAATTAGGGTTTCATAacaagtagtagtagtagtaccTTGGATGGAGGCTGTTCTTCACAACCTTCTGCCCATATTTCCTCCACTTGTAGCCATCATCCAGCACATCCACATCACTTCttgtttgaaaacaaaaccttGGTTCTCTCATCTTCCTCCTCACCTTCATCTTTCCCTTTTCTGATATTGATGAACTCTTCCACCTATACTTGATCCATATATACTTTTTATAactatacacacacatatacatgttTGTGTTTGTAGATATAAAGATGTaaataagagaaagagaaggaggaACATATACCATGAATTAACACCATCTCTTGCAGAGAAATTTTGATCATGGCCAACTTTAGGATCAGAGGTCCCTACCTAATgcattaaatatatgtatggaGATTCACATGAAAGAAGCAAAGAGAAATTAATCATGATCTCATTATCAAGAAAGTGCAACAACTTTACattcttgcatatatatatatatatatagaaatattcATACCTCTTCATTGCCACTcactggattagggttttcaaatgAGAAGGCAGCATTCAAGGGATTGAAAGGAGTACTGGTTTGAGATGGAATCATGAAGCTCAAGCCATGGAAATTCTCTTCTTGTTGAGCAAACTCAATTGGGCTTGCCAGCGGAGGGACTTCGAAGACATAGCGACGCTGAGCTCCTTCTCGGCCTCCTTCCATCAAAGATGCTAGCTATCAGCCTTCTCCACTTTGTCTTCTTCGCATCTTATCTGTTGCAGTGATAGATCtcattgttgtgttttattgCTCAATATTTTATCTtctggtaaaaaaataaaagaaatactaGTCAATGCTCACTGCTCCCTAATATTCCCTGACTGTCATGTGGTCACTCAGACAATGCCATGCACAGTATAAGTATTGTCTGTTGATCTATGTTTCTACTCCAATTCActgtttatgtatttatatatagatacttACTGTCAATTCCTGTGCGTTAATCttgttaaacattttttttttttaagaaaggcGACAAACACCCGAACTCAGGAACGTGTCAATTCTTGTACATTAATCTtgttaaacattttgtttttttttttgaaaaagacgACAAGCACCAGAACCCAGGAacgtgcacgtgtggggagcaaAGCTCGACGCCAGGCCCATGTGCCTCTCACTTTGCGTGGGGACATGAGGGTTTGATCTCGGGTCCCTCCCGAAAAGCGAACTCCCCTGCAGAAAGACACGATCTCGAGTGGCCCAGGCCGTTGGTGTCACGTCCCGACCCAGCGGGCCCGCCGCGTGACAACCGCCGCggcgatcccgaggagggacacacaccactcaaccctcgaggtCATCGCAGGGCTCACAAACTCACGCTAAACAACACCGCAATAATAAAGGtgccaaaaacaaaacttttcactcgaaaaaaatcaatagtaaagtgaaagatatacaaatcacatttACGGAGTTAATAACACTAGTGGATCACTCTgcactcatacaatgcaacccTGATTAAGAGTAAACAAACAACCCGACTCGggatacaaattgccaagcacttcgcctCACTATGCGACCAAAACCACTAAAACACTGGGAAGAGAggaggggtgagtaaccatagtcactcggtgaatgggttagcacaaatctaacgaatatcaaaacaaatcgaggaaattccaataaacacattCTACTAATAACATAAATGAGCTGGAGCGTtcacatttgcaacataatgaaaatacgaggatatgaaaccttggtatttagaaaccaaaacataaattctcacagtatagacaaaacatcaacatgtataaaacaaatgcttggatataatttcccaaaaataagtagaagaaccaacttaaataaataaaa
This window harbors:
- the LOC120259115 gene encoding probable WRKY transcription factor 12 isoform X3; the protein is MEGGREGAQRRYVFEVPPLASPIEFAQQEENFHGLSFMIPSQTSTPFNPLNAAFSFENPNPVSGNEEVGTSDPKVGHDQNFSARDGVNSCYKKYIWIKYRWKSSSISEKGKMKVRRKMREPRFCFQTRSDVDVLDDGYKWRKYGQKVVKNSLHPRVKKRVERLSEDCRMVITTYEGRHNHSPCDDTNSSEHEYYNSY
- the LOC120259115 gene encoding probable WRKY transcription factor 12 isoform X1, with amino-acid sequence MEGGREGAQRRYVFEVPPLASPIEFAQQEENFHGLSFMIPSQTSTPFNPLNAAFSFENPNPVSGNEEVGTSDPKVGHDQNFSARDGVNSCYKKYIWIKYRWKSSSISEKGKMKVRRKMREPRFCFQTRSDVDVLDDGYKWRKYGQKVVKNSLHPRSYYRCTHNNCRVKKRVERLSEDCRMVITTYEGRHNHSPCDDTNSSEHEYYNSY
- the LOC120259115 gene encoding probable WRKY transcription factor 12 isoform X2, with product MEGGREGAQRRYVFEVPPLASPIEFAQQEENFHGLSFMIPSQTSTPFNPLNAAFSFENPNPVSGNEEVGTSDPKVGHDQNFSARDGVNSWWKSSSISEKGKMKVRRKMREPRFCFQTRSDVDVLDDGYKWRKYGQKVVKNSLHPRSYYRCTHNNCRVKKRVERLSEDCRMVITTYEGRHNHSPCDDTNSSEHEYYNSY